The following proteins come from a genomic window of Caldisericia bacterium:
- a CDS encoding KH domain-containing protein — MANATNASNLLEKLVKVIVDYPEKVQVRKIEGTSTVIYEVKVGQEDIGKVIGKQGKTAEALRTIVQAISRKSGKSTIVSILS, encoded by the coding sequence ATGGCAAATGCAACAAATGCATCAAATCTTTTAGAAAAACTTGTAAAAGTTATTGTTGATTATCCTGAAAAAGTACAAGTTAGAAAGATTGAGGGTACATCAACAGTTATTTATGAAGTAAAAGTTGGTCAAGAGGATATTGGAAAGGTTATTGGAAAACAGGGTAAAACAGCAGAGGCATTAAGAACAATTGTTCAAGCAATTTCAAGAAAGTCTGGAAAAAGTACGATAGTATCAATTCTCTCTTAA
- a CDS encoding KH domain-containing protein, with protein sequence MKDLLEEIVKALVDHPEEVKVQAVEGEQAVVYEVKVSADDIGKVIGKQGRTANALRTLVRAAASKSGKNAMVNILS encoded by the coding sequence ATGAAAGATTTACTTGAAGAGATTGTAAAGGCATTGGTAGATCATCCAGAGGAAGTAAAGGTGCAAGCAGTAGAGGGCGAACAGGCTGTTGTTTATGAAGTAAAAGTTAGTGCTGATGATATTGGTAAAGTTATTGGGAAACAGGGAAGAACAGCAAATGCATTAAGAACATTAGTAAGAGCAGCAGCCAGTAAATCAGGTAAGAATGCTATGGTAAACATTCTCTCTTAA
- the rpsP gene encoding 30S ribosomal protein S16 yields MVKIKLRRMGKKKEPYYRLIVIDSRKQPKSSYIESLGSYNPRSEGDNLKVNLERLEYWLSKGAQPTESVKNLIKKLKEVKQ; encoded by the coding sequence TTGGTAAAGATAAAGTTGAGAAGAATGGGTAAGAAGAAAGAGCCATACTATAGGCTTATTGTCATTGACAGCAGAAAACAGCCCAAAAGTTCTTATATAGAAAGTTTGGGCAGTTATAATCCACGCTCCGAAGGAGATAATTTAAAAGTTAACTTGGAGCGGTTGGAGTATTGGTTGAGCAAAGGTGCTCAACCTACAGAATCAGTTAAAAACCTTATTAAAAAGTTGAAGGAGGTTAAACAATGA
- a CDS encoding amidohydrolase family protein, with protein MEKEQKSMLIKNAKICNEDELKDILIIESKFKKIEHHIDFKADEIVDIDGFIVTPTFIDPHLHIDKAFTFNEVIREEDTLEESIKLMHGIKKNYTVDDVKSRALKAIKESIKYGVTKIRAHIDIDNICGLVALEGCLLAKEEVKDIVDIQIVAFPQEGIFCNKGTDELMIKAIEMGANVVGGMPAAEWIDEDSKKHVDFVFELAKKYNLDIDMHVDQTKDFFSRSLEYIAYKTIKENYEGRVTAAHCTSLAYQNDSHAKKVMELIKIADINICVNPSVLLIMGVDPEPRTRGLTRARELIEKGINVAIAQDTISDGFHLFGTGDPLDYGLLFAYAAQFNSTDKISKIFDMITYNGAKIMKIENYGIKENNPADFNIIFCKKESECLRLRPGRMVFKNGKLISKIEKNEEIYF; from the coding sequence TTGGAAAAAGAACAAAAATCTATGTTGATTAAAAACGCAAAGATTTGCAATGAAGATGAATTAAAGGATATATTAATTATTGAAAGTAAATTTAAAAAAATTGAACATCATATAGATTTTAAAGCAGATGAAATTGTTGATATTGATGGATTTATTGTAACTCCAACTTTTATTGATCCTCATTTACACATTGATAAAGCATTTACATTTAATGAAGTTATAAGAGAAGAAGATACCCTTGAAGAATCAATAAAATTAATGCATGGTATTAAAAAAAATTATACTGTAGATGATGTTAAAAGCCGCGCTTTAAAAGCAATAAAAGAATCTATAAAATATGGTGTAACAAAAATTAGAGCACATATTGACATAGACAATATTTGTGGATTAGTGGCTCTTGAAGGATGTTTACTTGCAAAAGAGGAAGTTAAAGATATTGTTGATATTCAGATTGTTGCATTTCCTCAAGAAGGTATTTTTTGTAATAAAGGAACAGATGAGTTAATGATTAAAGCAATTGAAATGGGTGCGAATGTTGTAGGTGGAATGCCTGCTGCTGAATGGATTGACGAAGATTCAAAAAAACATGTTGATTTTGTATTTGAACTTGCAAAAAAATATAATTTAGATATTGATATGCATGTTGATCAAACGAAAGACTTTTTCTCACGTTCTCTTGAGTATATAGCGTATAAAACAATAAAAGAAAATTATGAAGGAAGAGTTACTGCTGCCCATTGTACATCTTTAGCATATCAAAATGACTCTCATGCAAAAAAGGTTATGGAACTAATTAAAATTGCAGATATAAATATATGTGTTAATCCTTCTGTTCTTCTAATTATGGGTGTTGATCCTGAGCCAAGAACAAGAGGATTAACTAGAGCAAGAGAATTGATTGAAAAAGGAATCAATGTTGCAATTGCACAAGATACAATAAGCGATGGTTTTCACCTTTTTGGGACAGGCGACCCTCTTGATTATGGACTTTTATTTGCCTATGCTGCTCAATTTAATTCAACTGATAAAATTAGTAAAATTTTTGATATGATAACCTATAATGGAGCAAAAATTATGAAAATCGAAAATTACGGAATTAAAGAGAATAATCCTGCAGATTTTAATATTATTTTTTGTAAAAAAGAGAGTGAATGTTTAAGATTAAGGCCAGGAAGAATGGTTTTTAAAAATGGAAAACTGATATCAAAAATTGAGAAAAACGAAGAGATTTATTTTTAA
- a CDS encoding BMP family protein, which produces MKRSKILMGVMLILVLSLFFTASCKKVEEQKPVYKLATVMPGSIQDADYNTLGYIATQEIGKEFNIDVAYSEKVAVPDVERVMREYIADGFNIIWVHGGQFNSAALKLADENPNVTFVIEVDSEPSDKKPNVWYFHRNFHTGFYVLGALAALKTETGKIGYIGGLELPFTHGEINAVKQAIKDLGSNATLDYVYAGDFNDPLKARQAAESLIAKGVDVILSSVNLGNYGIYNALDEAKRPVYITVKYTDKYSQAPQNYLTADLFDFRVPLREVVSRVLKGEKGGFLMLEYGEGKARYTQFPIKNVTDEINAKVKQIADDVASGKIKVIEKLDVINP; this is translated from the coding sequence ATGAAAAGATCAAAGATTTTAATGGGGGTTATGTTAATTTTAGTGTTATCTTTATTCTTTACTGCATCATGTAAAAAAGTTGAAGAACAGAAACCTGTTTATAAATTAGCAACTGTAATGCCAGGTTCAATTCAAGATGCAGATTACAACACTTTGGGTTACATTGCAACTCAAGAAATTGGAAAAGAGTTTAATATTGATGTTGCTTATTCTGAAAAAGTTGCAGTACCAGATGTTGAAAGAGTAATGAGAGAGTATATAGCAGATGGTTTTAACATCATTTGGGTACATGGAGGACAATTTAATTCTGCAGCATTAAAACTTGCAGATGAAAATCCAAATGTTACATTTGTAATTGAAGTTGATAGTGAACCAAGTGATAAAAAACCAAATGTATGGTATTTCCATAGAAATTTCCATACAGGTTTTTATGTTTTGGGTGCACTTGCTGCACTTAAAACAGAAACAGGAAAGATAGGTTATATTGGTGGACTTGAATTACCATTTACACATGGTGAAATAAATGCAGTAAAACAAGCAATAAAAGATTTAGGCTCAAATGCAACTCTTGACTATGTATATGCAGGAGATTTTAACGATCCTCTTAAAGCAAGACAAGCTGCAGAAAGTTTAATTGCAAAAGGTGTAGATGTTATTTTGAGTTCTGTAAACCTTGGAAATTATGGAATTTACAATGCTCTTGATGAAGCAAAAAGACCAGTTTATATAACAGTTAAATATACTGATAAGTATTCCCAGGCCCCACAAAATTATCTAACAGCAGACCTTTTTGATTTTAGAGTTCCTTTAAGAGAAGTTGTAAGTAGAGTTTTAAAAGGTGAGAAAGGTGGATTTTTAATGCTTGAATATGGTGAAGGTAAGGCTCGTTATACGCAATTTCCTATTAAAAATGTAACAGATGAGATTAATGCAAAAGTTAAACAAATTGCAGATGATGTTGCCTCAGGAAAAATTAAAGTAATTGAAAAACTTGACGTTATAAATCCATAA
- a CDS encoding ABC transporter ATP-binding protein: protein MREIFVELKNIRKVFGEVIALDNVNFSVFKGEIHGLLGENGAGKSTLMNILYGLYSPDEGEIYIEGKKVKISSPFDSIKLGIGMVHQVSTLVPQFNALENIILGTEYDKYKLNYEKEKEKIIKISKELNFEFPLEIKVKDLPAGIKQKIEIVRSLFRGAKLLILDEPTTSLVESEFQQLLKTLKTLVEKGVTIIFITHKMREVLLACDRVTILRKGKVQGTLTKEEMTTEAIVKLMFQEKDLKVTESALPKVELPPQKRKSEKPILILKNVYVEPTEKSVGLKNVSFELFGGEILGVASVSGNGEKELAQVIVNPKLMKDGDIIFNGESIKDLSTIEVFEKGLFYTPEDRIKEGILPDGSIVENVLLGHHFEDRFLDRRVFVKWNEVKEITKDVIRKFNVYTPSEDLQIRRLSGGNIQKVIIGRSFVNPIKVLITHNPTSGLDFSTVEFIFRKLVETRENGSGVLWIGEDLDELLILCDRIIVLHKGEVKGIFERKDFDKFKMGLLMIGGEA from the coding sequence ATGAGAGAAATATTTGTTGAATTAAAAAATATAAGAAAAGTTTTTGGTGAAGTTATAGCATTAGATAATGTTAATTTTTCAGTTTTTAAAGGAGAAATTCATGGACTTTTGGGTGAAAATGGCGCTGGAAAATCAACTTTGATGAACATTCTTTATGGTTTATACTCTCCAGATGAGGGAGAAATTTATATTGAGGGAAAAAAAGTTAAAATTTCGTCTCCATTTGATTCAATAAAACTTGGTATAGGAATGGTTCATCAAGTCTCAACTCTTGTCCCTCAATTTAATGCACTTGAAAATATAATTCTTGGAACAGAATATGATAAATATAAACTTAATTATGAAAAAGAGAAAGAAAAAATAATTAAAATTTCAAAAGAACTTAATTTTGAATTTCCACTTGAAATTAAAGTTAAGGATCTCCCTGCTGGTATAAAGCAAAAGATAGAAATTGTTAGATCTCTCTTCAGAGGAGCTAAACTTTTAATTTTAGATGAACCAACAACATCTCTTGTTGAAAGTGAATTTCAACAACTTTTAAAAACTTTAAAAACTCTTGTCGAAAAAGGTGTAACAATAATTTTTATAACTCATAAGATGAGAGAAGTTTTACTTGCTTGTGATAGAGTAACGATTTTAAGAAAAGGAAAAGTTCAAGGCACTCTTACTAAAGAAGAAATGACAACTGAAGCAATTGTTAAACTTATGTTTCAAGAAAAAGATCTTAAAGTAACAGAAAGTGCACTTCCTAAAGTTGAGTTGCCACCGCAAAAAAGAAAAAGTGAAAAACCAATTCTTATTTTAAAAAATGTTTATGTTGAACCAACAGAAAAATCTGTAGGTTTAAAGAATGTGTCTTTTGAACTATTTGGTGGAGAAATTTTAGGTGTCGCATCAGTTTCAGGAAATGGAGAGAAAGAACTTGCTCAAGTAATTGTTAACCCTAAACTTATGAAAGACGGAGATATTATTTTTAATGGTGAATCAATTAAAGATTTATCAACAATTGAGGTTTTTGAAAAAGGTCTTTTTTATACGCCAGAGGATAGAATAAAAGAAGGTATTTTACCAGATGGATCTATAGTTGAGAATGTTTTATTAGGACACCATTTTGAAGATAGGTTTCTTGATAGAAGAGTTTTTGTAAAATGGAATGAAGTAAAAGAAATTACAAAAGATGTAATTAGAAAATTTAACGTTTATACTCCCTCTGAAGATTTACAAATAAGAAGACTATCTGGAGGAAATATACAAAAAGTGATAATTGGAAGATCATTTGTTAATCCAATAAAAGTTCTTATAACTCATAACCCAACATCGGGTCTTGATTTCTCTACAGTCGAATTTATTTTTAGAAAACTTGTTGAAACAAGAGAAAATGGAAGTGGAGTTCTTTGGATTGGAGAAGATTTGGATGAATTACTTATTCTTTGTGATAGAATAATTGTCTTACATAAGGGAGAGGTTAAAGGAATTTTTGAAAGGAAAGATTTTGATAAATTTAAGATGGGTCTTCTTATGATTGGAGGAGAAGCATGA
- a CDS encoding ABC transporter permease: MKDSKKFLRTFFIYLISIILAFIVISIVTILFGYNVLGVLRTLLTTSFKSWFGFQETIKKTIPLIFTTYAFTIPFMIKFFNIGAFGQMLFGGTVTSIIGLTLSNQLGINLPSFIMIPLLIISGILSGGLFALIAGYLTAKFDINPIISTIMLNFVAMQFLNFIATNPLYRDPYEGHPISLPLPKSGTLGFFYGIPYSIFFAIFVIIFVYFLITKTRLGYEIKAIGYNLDAAQTYGINFHKTILITFFISGALAGLGGTLEIINIHKKLIEGFAQTSGAQYGIFGILTSLIVSGNPIGVPIASFLMSVLLVGADALQRTMQIPVEMVFVAQALIVLFIVVFREAFERRKKIK; this comes from the coding sequence ATGAAAGATAGTAAAAAATTTCTAAGAACCTTTTTCATATATTTAATCTCAATTATTCTTGCATTTATAGTTATCTCAATAGTTACAATTCTTTTTGGATATAATGTTTTAGGAGTTTTAAGAACTTTGCTTACGACTTCTTTTAAATCATGGTTTGGTTTTCAAGAAACAATTAAAAAAACAATTCCTCTTATTTTTACAACTTATGCATTTACAATTCCATTTATGATTAAATTTTTTAATATAGGAGCATTTGGTCAGATGTTATTTGGTGGAACAGTAACATCTATAATTGGATTAACTCTTTCAAATCAACTTGGAATTAATCTACCTTCATTTATTATGATTCCTCTTCTTATTATCTCAGGAATTTTGTCTGGAGGACTATTTGCTCTAATAGCAGGTTACCTTACAGCAAAATTTGATATAAATCCAATTATTTCAACAATCATGCTTAACTTTGTTGCAATGCAATTTTTAAATTTTATTGCAACAAATCCTCTATATAGAGATCCATATGAGGGTCATCCAATTTCACTTCCGCTACCAAAATCAGGAACTTTAGGATTTTTTTATGGAATTCCATACTCAATATTTTTTGCAATTTTTGTAATAATTTTTGTTTATTTTTTAATTACAAAAACAAGACTTGGATATGAAATTAAAGCAATTGGTTATAATTTAGATGCAGCACAAACATATGGAATAAATTTTCATAAAACTATTCTTATAACCTTTTTTATCTCTGGTGCACTTGCTGGCCTTGGTGGAACTCTTGAAATTATAAATATTCATAAAAAGTTAATTGAAGGTTTTGCTCAAACAAGTGGTGCTCAATATGGAATTTTTGGAATTTTAACAAGTTTAATAGTTTCAGGAAATCCTATTGGTGTCCCTATTGCTTCTTTTTTAATGTCTGTATTACTTGTTGGAGCAGATGCACTTCAAAGAACAATGCAAATTCCAGTTGAAATGGTTTTTGTTGCTCAAGCATTAATTGTTCTTTTTATTGTAGTTTTTAGAGAAGCATTTGAAAGGAGGAAAAAAATAAAATGA
- a CDS encoding ABC transporter permease, with product MIAAINSFISQTITYAVVYTLTSLGIVIAGRAGIFNVSGEGIMLASASLGFIVSFLSQNSILGFIVGAILGGIFGLILSSLHERFKVNQFVLGISLVILGTGLSDLFYKLIIGIRLTAPRAPKTPTISIPFLNKVPIISAFLNQDIIVYFLYIVIIFAWWFYYKTKIGLETRAIGENPKAADVVGVNVTRRRILSTTIGSILIGISGAYLPIVITGTYTPDISAGRGFMAVGIAIFASWRPQRAILGGFLFAAIEVLAFRLQVLSQRIPYQFFLMLPFISVLLVMMLFKKQIEFPASVGKPYSRE from the coding sequence ATGATTGCTGCTATAAATTCTTTCATATCACAAACAATAACATATGCTGTTGTATACACATTAACTAGTCTTGGAATAGTGATTGCTGGAAGAGCAGGTATTTTTAATGTATCAGGAGAAGGTATAATGCTCGCTTCTGCTTCATTAGGTTTTATAGTTAGTTTCCTTTCACAAAATTCAATTTTAGGATTCATTGTCGGAGCAATTTTAGGTGGAATTTTTGGTTTAATTCTCTCTTCACTTCATGAAAGGTTTAAAGTAAATCAATTTGTTCTTGGTATTTCTCTTGTAATTTTAGGAACAGGACTTTCTGATCTATTTTATAAATTGATAATTGGAATAAGACTTACTGCACCAAGGGCGCCAAAGACACCAACAATTTCTATACCATTTTTAAATAAAGTTCCAATTATTTCTGCATTTTTAAATCAAGACATAATTGTTTACTTCCTTTACATTGTAATTATTTTTGCATGGTGGTTTTATTACAAAACAAAAATTGGTCTTGAAACAAGAGCAATTGGAGAAAATCCCAAGGCAGCAGATGTTGTTGGTGTTAATGTAACAAGAAGAAGAATTTTATCAACAACAATTGGTTCAATTTTAATTGGAATTTCTGGTGCATATTTACCAATAGTTATTACTGGAACATACACTCCTGATATTTCAGCAGGTAGGGGTTTTATGGCTGTAGGTATTGCAATATTTGCAAGTTGGAGACCTCAAAGAGCAATTCTTGGTGGATTTTTATTTGCTGCAATTGAAGTTTTAGCATTTAGATTACAGGTACTATCCCAAAGAATTCCATATCAATTTTTCTTAATGCTTCCATTTATTTCAGTTTTACTTGTAATGATGTTATTTAAGAAACAAATTGAATTTCCAGCATCAGTTGGTAAACCTTACAGTAGAGAGTAG
- a CDS encoding phosphopentomutase, producing MIKRVILVILDGVGIGGAKDAKSYGDENSNTLLHVIEKTGIKFPNLTNFGLLNLLYNLNHKTETSFGVLEEESPGKDTTTGHWELMGVKLSKPFPVYPDGFPDEIIKEFEKRIKRKVLWNKPASGTEIIKKLGEEHIKTGYPIVYTSADSVFQIAAHIDVIPLNELYKMCEIAREILKGEHAVARVIARPFAGEVGKFYRTPDRKDYSLEPPEDTLLDIMIKNGYKTLGIGKVYDIFAKRGFTDTIHIENNTENMAQLLKITIEKNDYSIIFTNLVDFDMNYGHRRDLWGFANALLEFDGFLGNYLRWLKDEDILIITADHGNDPTFLKHTDHTRENVPIFIYGKSIKKDNYININKFSDLGATIGDIFGLKTKYGNSFLKKIMV from the coding sequence ATGATAAAAAGAGTGATTTTAGTAATTCTTGATGGAGTAGGTATTGGTGGTGCAAAAGATGCAAAAAGTTATGGAGATGAAAATAGTAATACTTTACTACATGTAATTGAAAAAACGGGAATAAAATTTCCAAATTTAACAAATTTTGGTTTATTAAATTTACTTTATAATTTAAATCATAAAACAGAAACGAGTTTTGGTGTTTTAGAAGAGGAATCTCCCGGAAAAGACACAACAACAGGACATTGGGAACTTATGGGAGTAAAATTATCAAAACCTTTTCCAGTTTACCCAGATGGATTTCCAGATGAAATTATAAAAGAATTTGAAAAAAGAATAAAAAGAAAGGTATTATGGAATAAACCTGCATCTGGAACAGAAATTATAAAAAAATTAGGTGAAGAACATATAAAAACTGGCTATCCAATTGTTTATACTTCTGCTGACTCTGTTTTTCAAATAGCAGCACACATAGATGTTATTCCTTTAAATGAACTATATAAAATGTGTGAAATTGCAAGAGAGATATTAAAAGGTGAACACGCTGTTGCAAGAGTTATAGCAAGACCATTTGCAGGAGAAGTTGGTAAATTTTATAGAACACCTGATAGAAAAGATTATTCACTTGAACCACCAGAAGATACTCTTTTAGATATTATGATTAAAAATGGTTATAAAACTCTTGGAATTGGAAAAGTTTATGATATTTTTGCAAAAAGAGGTTTTACAGATACAATCCACATTGAAAACAACACTGAAAATATGGCTCAACTTTTAAAGATAACAATAGAAAAAAATGATTACTCTATAATTTTTACAAATCTTGTTGATTTTGATATGAATTATGGACATAGAAGAGATTTGTGGGGTTTTGCAAATGCACTTCTTGAATTTGATGGATTTCTTGGAAATTATTTAAGATGGTTAAAAGATGAAGATATTTTAATAATAACAGCAGATCATGGTAATGATCCAACATTTTTAAAACATACAGATCACACAAGAGAGAATGTCCCAATTTTTATATATGGAAAGAGTATTAAAAAAGACAATTATATTAATATTAATAAATTTTCAGATTTGGGAGCAACAATAGGAGATATTTTTGGTTTAAAGACAAAATATGGCAACTCTTTTTTGAAAAAAATTATGGTATAA
- the xerD gene encoding site-specific tyrosine recombinase XerD, whose product MKTLDLFETFISYLEFEKEFSKNTILSYKNDLDDFKEYLELIKKDIYEIDKKDAFNYLIFLSKKKLKPSSLRRKISAIRSFYKFLIREELILTDPTQDLVFPKNEKKLPQVLTVEEIEKLINVIDNKTLKGKRDRAIVELLYSSGLRVSEIINLKVSDLDFENNYLKCFGKGSKERIVPFGELAKTYIVDYLEERKKLKIESEFLFINKKGEKLLRQHINNILKRYSKKAKLKKRVHPHMLRHSFATHLLERGADLRSVQELLGHVDISTTQIYTHLTKDYLREIYLNTHPLWRKNDKKSDFSNS is encoded by the coding sequence ATGAAAACATTAGATCTATTTGAAACATTCATTTCATATCTTGAATTTGAAAAAGAATTTTCTAAAAATACAATTTTATCTTATAAAAATGATCTTGATGATTTTAAAGAATATCTTGAGTTAATAAAAAAAGATATTTATGAAATTGATAAGAAGGATGCCTTTAATTATTTAATTTTTCTTTCAAAAAAGAAACTAAAACCATCTTCATTGAGAAGAAAAATATCTGCAATAAGATCTTTTTATAAATTTTTAATTAGAGAAGAGTTAATTCTAACAGATCCAACTCAAGATTTAGTTTTTCCAAAAAATGAGAAAAAACTTCCTCAAGTGTTAACAGTTGAAGAAATAGAAAAATTAATCAATGTAATAGATAATAAAACCTTAAAAGGAAAAAGAGACAGAGCAATTGTTGAACTTTTATATAGTTCTGGTTTAAGGGTTTCGGAAATTATAAATTTAAAGGTTTCTGATCTTGATTTTGAAAATAATTATTTAAAATGTTTTGGAAAAGGAAGTAAAGAAAGAATTGTCCCATTTGGAGAATTAGCAAAAACTTATATAGTTGATTATCTTGAGGAGAGAAAAAAATTAAAAATAGAGAGTGAGTTTTTGTTTATAAATAAAAAAGGTGAAAAATTATTAAGGCAGCATATAAACAACATATTAAAAAGATATTCAAAAAAAGCAAAACTAAAGAAAAGGGTTCATCCTCATATGTTAAGGCATTCATTTGCAACACACCTTCTTGAAAGAGGTGCAGATTTAAGAAGTGTTCAAGAACTTTTAGGTCATGTTGATATATCAACAACACAAATTTATACTCATCTCACAAAAGATTATTTGAGAGAAATATATTTAAACACACATCCTTTGTGGAGGAAAAATGATAAAAAGAGTGATTTTAGTAATTCTTGA
- a CDS encoding NUDIX hydrolase produces the protein MEKKIKEDIVFDGKLIKVIQRKILVNDTKESFREIVLHPGAVGIIPITKEKNLILVKQFRSPLEKILLEIPAGKLKKGEDPLECAKRELLEETGFSGDFEKIGSFASSPGFSNEIIHIFLCKNSYFVSDKFKHEGEIEKVVFLTIEEAYKLILKGEIEDLKTAFSILYAYENIRSI, from the coding sequence ATGGAAAAAAAGATAAAAGAAGATATAGTATTTGATGGAAAACTGATAAAAGTCATTCAAAGGAAAATTTTAGTAAATGATACAAAAGAGTCATTTAGAGAAATTGTTCTTCATCCAGGGGCAGTAGGAATTATTCCTATAACGAAAGAAAAAAACTTGATACTTGTAAAGCAATTTAGATCTCCTCTTGAAAAAATTCTTTTAGAAATTCCAGCAGGTAAATTAAAAAAGGGTGAGGACCCTCTTGAATGTGCTAAAAGAGAACTTTTAGAAGAAACTGGATTTTCAGGAGATTTTGAAAAAATAGGCTCATTTGCCTCTTCTCCTGGTTTTTCAAATGAAATAATACATATTTTTTTATGTAAAAATTCATATTTTGTTTCAGATAAATTTAAACATGAAGGAGAAATAGAAAAAGTAGTTTTTTTAACAATAGAAGAAGCATATAAACTCATTCTTAAAGGAGAAATAGAAGATTTAAAAACTGCTTTTTCGATACTTTATGCCTATGAAAACATTAGATCTATTTGA
- a CDS encoding M20/M25/M40 family metallo-hydrolase, which translates to MDNAIKNFIELCKIPSPSGHEEKVREKILTLYKDLGEWKIDDLGNMYLKVGKGNKALLLNAHIDTVPIDGDSINVIIENGIIKTDGKTILGADDKSGVIAILEGVKRKKDKLNGVVDIVLTVEEETGLKGAKNVNLSYIDAKEGFVFDMHNPPGEIVSESPYHNTFKFFIYGKASHAGAEPEKGINAILLASRAIGRIKLGKIDEETTANIGIIKGGNATNVVPDFVEVHGEARSRDENKLLKLTDEIIKIFIEETEKGGGGKLDYYLNREYNGYKFSEDDKLIVLIKRVFDSLNIKPIVRPTMGGSDSNIFHEKGIKTIVLSCGMMNVHTKEEYIRIEDLMKSIDVVERIIDFYFEN; encoded by the coding sequence ATGGATAATGCAATAAAAAATTTCATTGAACTTTGTAAAATTCCTTCTCCTTCTGGTCATGAGGAAAAGGTAAGAGAAAAGATACTTACACTTTATAAAGATCTTGGTGAATGGAAAATTGATGACTTGGGAAATATGTATCTTAAAGTTGGTAAAGGGAACAAAGCACTTTTACTTAATGCTCACATAGATACAGTCCCTATTGATGGTGATTCTATAAATGTAATTATTGAAAATGGAATAATTAAAACAGACGGAAAAACAATTTTAGGTGCAGATGATAAATCTGGTGTAATTGCAATTCTTGAAGGCGTAAAAAGGAAAAAAGATAAACTCAATGGAGTTGTTGATATAGTCTTAACTGTTGAAGAAGAAACAGGACTTAAAGGGGCAAAGAATGTTAATCTTTCCTATATAGATGCAAAAGAGGGATTTGTTTTTGATATGCATAATCCTCCTGGTGAAATTGTTAGTGAGTCTCCATATCATAATACTTTTAAATTTTTTATTTATGGAAAAGCATCACATGCTGGAGCAGAGCCAGAAAAAGGAATAAATGCAATACTGCTTGCATCAAGAGCAATAGGAAGAATTAAATTAGGAAAAATTGATGAAGAGACTACTGCAAATATAGGAATTATTAAGGGTGGAAATGCAACAAATGTTGTTCCAGATTTTGTTGAAGTTCATGGTGAAGCAAGAAGTAGAGACGAAAACAAACTTTTAAAATTAACAGATGAAATTATAAAAATATTTATTGAAGAGACAGAAAAAGGAGGAGGAGGAAAATTAGATTACTATTTAAATAGAGAATATAATGGATACAAGTTTTCTGAAGATGATAAATTGATTGTTTTAATAAAAAGAGTCTTTGATTCTTTAAACATAAAGCCAATCGTAAGACCTACAATGGGTGGTTCTGATTCAAATATATTTCATGAAAAAGGAATAAAAACTATAGTTCTTTCTTGTGGAATGATGAATGTTCATACAAAGGAAGAGTATATAAGAATTGAAGATTTAATGAAGAGTATTGATGTTGTTGAAAGAATAATCGATTTCTACTTCGAGAATTAA